A region of the bacterium genome:
CGAGCTAAAGCCGGTTTCGACCCCGACGGGGAATTGGCGGCCGCGACCGCCGCGGGCGACGCGGATGCCTTCGAGCAACTCGTCCGGAAGTACGAGCGGCCGGTTTTGAGCACGATCTACCGGTACGTCGGCGACCGCGCCGCGGCCGAGGATGTCGCCCAGGAGGCGTTCCTGAAGGTATGGCGCCGCGCCAAGTCGTTCAAGGGGCGGTCGTCGTTTTCCACCTGGCTCTACCGCGTCGTCGTGAACCAGTGCCTGAACTTCCGCCGGAAGCGCGCCCGGGCGAAGAACGTGCCGCTGGACGAGGCCATCGCCGCCGACGGCCCGGGTTTGGACGAGCGGTTGGACGAAGCGAGAAGGGCCGCGGCGGTACGGGCCGCGGTCGACGAGCTGCCGCCCCGGCAGCGTATGGCGTTGATACTTTCCAAGTTCGAGGGGCGGTCGTACCGGGAGATCGCCGAGATAATGCGGACGTCGACGTCGTCGCTCGAGTCGCTACTCTTCCGGGCGAAACGCAATTTGAAGAAAAAACTACTTCCGCTGAAAGAACGGTGGCGCGGCTAAAGCCGTCTTTCGAAGGCCGTATTCCCGAAAAATTTCGCGGAATTGAGGCGCCCGGTTTTCCGGGCGGTTTTTTTATCCGCGTTGCGCCGGCGTGCTTCCGGCGGGGTAATCATCCGGGCGGCGGTTTTACCCGTAGCGGGACGCGGAATAGATTCCGCTATTGACAAAAGCGCGGAAATCCCGGATTATTACGCGGCCGGTAGGCTACGCGAGAAAGGGCCCCATCGGCTTACGCGTTGGGGCGGGTTGGCCCCCGGCGGGAAAAGGGGGGTAAAAGGATTCGCCCTTTCGTCTCGTCGGCGGGGGAATAATACGCGGGCGGCCGTCGTTTGCGCCGACGGCTCCGCTTTTACCGGAAAGGGGAGATCGCTATGTTGAAAGAGTTCAAAGAATTCGCGATGCGCGGCAACGTCGTAGATATGGCCGTGGGTATAATTATCGGCGCG
Encoded here:
- a CDS encoding RNA polymerase sigma factor, whose amino-acid sequence is MATRAKAGFDPDGELAAATAAGDADAFEQLVRKYERPVLSTIYRYVGDRAAAEDVAQEAFLKVWRRAKSFKGRSSFSTWLYRVVVNQCLNFRRKRARAKNVPLDEAIAADGPGLDERLDEARRAAAVRAAVDELPPRQRMALILSKFEGRSYREIAEIMRTSTSSLESLLFRAKRNLKKKLLPLKERWRG